The Chitinophaga flava genome has a segment encoding these proteins:
- a CDS encoding YihY/virulence factor BrkB family protein — protein sequence MSHSTTKQKLPHWQLFLLSFKDAYKSLQANDPLRLAGATAFFTTFALPAILVILIQLLRLIFRMNHPGRRLSMQLESMFGIETAEAIVQTLRAFRSIAQNWVIGIAGFLFLLFVATTLFKIIKGSINELWRIRPVHSADFRQIMLSRLRGVLVIVFAGILFLIDVVAEAAQAFLGKYISAYLPALDAYYNSTLNYVMSVALVTIWFYLVFYFIPDGRPRLKPGLVGALVTGILFTIGKIVLKVMLTYSSINTLYGASASTVLLLLFMFYSSIIFYFGAAFTNEWSSHIGQPIRTMHHAVRYELKTTEEEAR from the coding sequence ATGAGTCATTCTACAACAAAACAAAAGTTGCCACACTGGCAGCTCTTCCTGCTATCCTTTAAAGACGCCTATAAGTCTTTACAGGCTAACGATCCCCTACGCCTGGCGGGAGCCACCGCCTTTTTTACCACTTTCGCCCTTCCGGCTATCCTCGTTATTCTGATACAGTTGTTGCGCCTGATCTTCCGGATGAACCATCCGGGAAGGAGACTATCCATGCAGCTGGAATCGATGTTTGGTATTGAAACAGCCGAAGCGATTGTACAAACGCTGCGGGCCTTCCGGAGCATCGCACAAAACTGGGTGATCGGCATCGCCGGATTTCTGTTTCTGCTGTTTGTGGCCACCACGCTGTTTAAAATTATCAAAGGATCTATCAATGAGTTGTGGAGGATAAGACCGGTGCATAGTGCTGATTTCAGACAGATCATGTTATCACGGTTACGGGGTGTGCTGGTGATTGTTTTTGCGGGAATATTATTTTTGATAGATGTAGTGGCAGAAGCAGCCCAGGCTTTTCTGGGAAAATACATCAGCGCTTATCTGCCGGCCCTGGATGCATATTATAACAGCACGCTCAACTACGTGATGTCGGTAGCGCTGGTGACCATCTGGTTTTATCTGGTGTTTTACTTTATCCCGGATGGACGGCCACGGCTCAAACCAGGACTGGTGGGCGCACTGGTGACTGGTATCCTTTTTACCATCGGAAAAATTGTACTGAAAGTAATGCTCACCTACAGTAGTATCAATACGCTCTATGGTGCTTCCGCCTCTACGGTACTGTTGCTGCTCTTTATGTTTTATTCTTCCATCATTTTTTATTTCGGGGCTGCTTTTACCAATGAATGGTCTTCTCATATCGGACAACCTATCCGTACCATGCATCATGCGGTGAGGTATGAGTTGAAGACAACAGAAGAAGAAGCCAGATAA
- a CDS encoding ligand-binding sensor domain-containing protein yields MRPRYIALLLLLFAGLYVSGQSVNFIHYQVENGLSNNAVICSWQDRQGFMWFGTKDGLNRFDGYTFRVFRHDPQQPGSIGSNYISVIWEDDDGLLYAGTDKGLYVYHPATEQFRMLPLQQGIIIAIDKDLDGNIWIIDDLKLYRYHPRTGGLEAPSHYPSANSLCRAADGRIWITTPQGQIAQYDHQTDRFISFSLFDHSPVPTSTWITTITATGADTILVGTTSQGVKLFNTRTHTYQDILTGTYVRDFLRRSADEYWVATESGIYIYHPSNGKYINLRKKYNDPYSLSDNAVYTLYRDREGGIWAGTYFGGVNYFTESYTAFEKFFPRTGENSLGGNAVREICPDRYGQLWIGTEDGGLNKMDVRSGNITHIQPIPGGGGLSHNNLHGLLVTGDTLWIGTFEHGLDLMNVRTGKFLRHYAAGNGPLDLHSNFIYSIMQTRQGEVLLCTSRGLYRYDRAQNGFAPITAVPENLFYTCVYEDSEGMLWAGTVRNGAYYFHPRTGRTGSYQFNATDTSSLAHNRVDHILEDSQRQLWFTTEAGLCRLNKTSGHFTRYTTRNGLLSNMTYNLLEDDEHHLWITTSKGLARLTPTTGAIKVYTKANGLLNDQFNYNSAYKDSCGNLYFGSVKGMIRFNPGSVKTGDYLPPVYITGIQVYNKPLLPGGSILLHAINYTDTITLAYDQSSFSIDFSALCFTSPEMTQYAYKMEGLDQDWIYLETNRKAVFTKLAPGTYHFLVKAATSNGQWSTTPRQLTIRVLPPFWASYPAYALYLLTLCGLICGVIVYFHRRSKQRQQRRMELFEHEKEKELYQAKIEFFTHIAHEIRTPLTLIKGPMEKVIGQAAAVPQVQKNLQIMERNTNRLLDLTNQLLDFRSTEINGYRLNFVKAAIPALLQEIHLQFIPAAEQKDIHFHIAVPVQSFFAYVDIEAFNKILSNLVSNALKYAAEAVHIDLLSAADTAETFIIRISNDGIPVPPEMKEKIFEPFFRGKATANQPGTGLGLSIARSLALLHQGTLELQYTDAGHNVFVLTLPVHQEIEFNLSKWKRQP; encoded by the coding sequence TTGCGGCCACGTTATATCGCCTTATTATTACTGTTATTTGCCGGCTTATATGTATCTGGTCAGTCTGTTAATTTCATCCACTATCAGGTGGAGAACGGGCTTTCCAACAATGCGGTGATCTGTTCCTGGCAGGACAGGCAGGGTTTTATGTGGTTTGGCACCAAAGATGGTCTCAACAGGTTTGACGGATATACTTTCCGGGTATTCCGCCACGATCCGCAACAACCGGGTAGTATCGGCAGCAACTATATATCGGTGATATGGGAAGATGATGATGGTTTGCTGTATGCAGGCACCGATAAAGGCTTATATGTTTATCATCCGGCTACGGAGCAGTTCCGGATGCTTCCCCTGCAACAGGGTATTATCATAGCGATAGACAAAGACCTGGACGGCAACATCTGGATCATCGACGATCTGAAATTATACCGTTACCATCCGCGTACCGGGGGGCTGGAAGCTCCATCTCACTACCCTTCGGCCAATTCCCTGTGCAGGGCCGCTGATGGCCGCATATGGATCACCACTCCACAAGGGCAGATCGCTCAATACGATCATCAAACCGATCGGTTTATTTCCTTTTCCCTGTTCGACCATTCTCCGGTACCTACCTCCACCTGGATCACTACCATCACCGCTACCGGCGCCGATACCATACTGGTGGGTACCACCAGCCAGGGTGTTAAACTCTTTAACACCCGTACCCATACCTATCAGGACATACTCACGGGCACGTATGTACGTGATTTCCTTCGCCGCAGCGCCGATGAATACTGGGTGGCCACCGAAAGCGGTATCTACATCTATCATCCATCCAACGGAAAATATATCAACCTCCGGAAAAAATACAACGACCCCTACTCCCTCTCAGACAACGCCGTATACACGCTTTACCGCGACCGTGAAGGCGGTATCTGGGCGGGTACTTACTTTGGTGGTGTCAACTATTTTACAGAGTCTTATACCGCCTTTGAAAAATTTTTCCCCCGTACCGGTGAAAACTCTCTGGGTGGTAATGCAGTGAGGGAGATATGCCCAGACAGATATGGGCAACTATGGATAGGTACAGAAGATGGAGGTCTCAATAAAATGGATGTCCGCAGTGGCAATATCACCCACATTCAGCCAATACCAGGTGGTGGTGGGTTGTCGCATAACAACCTGCACGGACTGCTCGTCACCGGCGACACCCTCTGGATCGGCACCTTCGAACATGGACTGGACCTGATGAATGTTCGCACCGGTAAATTCCTGCGACACTACGCCGCCGGCAATGGCCCGCTGGACCTGCACAGCAATTTTATCTACAGCATTATGCAAACCAGGCAGGGAGAGGTGTTGCTCTGTACTTCGAGGGGACTTTACCGTTATGATCGTGCACAAAATGGCTTTGCTCCGATAACAGCTGTACCAGAAAATCTTTTCTACACCTGTGTGTATGAAGACAGCGAAGGCATGCTCTGGGCGGGCACGGTACGCAATGGCGCGTATTATTTTCATCCCCGTACTGGCCGTACAGGCAGTTATCAGTTTAATGCTACGGATACCAGCAGTCTCGCTCACAACCGCGTAGACCATATACTCGAAGACAGCCAACGCCAGCTCTGGTTTACCACTGAAGCCGGCCTTTGCAGGTTGAACAAAACCTCCGGCCACTTTACCCGCTATACCACCCGCAACGGCCTGCTGAGCAACATGACTTACAATCTTCTGGAAGATGATGAACACCACCTGTGGATTACCACTTCCAAAGGGCTTGCCCGCCTCACTCCTACCACCGGCGCTATAAAAGTATATACCAAAGCTAACGGATTACTCAACGATCAGTTCAACTATAACTCCGCCTATAAAGACAGCTGCGGCAACCTGTATTTCGGCAGTGTAAAAGGTATGATCCGCTTTAATCCCGGCAGTGTAAAAACAGGCGATTATCTGCCACCAGTTTACATCACCGGCATACAGGTATACAACAAACCATTACTGCCCGGAGGATCTATACTGCTGCATGCCATCAACTATACCGACACTATCACACTGGCCTACGATCAGTCTTCCTTCAGCATCGACTTTTCCGCACTGTGTTTCACTTCTCCCGAAATGACACAATACGCTTACAAAATGGAAGGGCTGGATCAGGACTGGATCTACCTGGAAACCAATCGCAAGGCCGTTTTTACCAAACTGGCGCCCGGCACTTATCATTTTCTGGTGAAAGCTGCTACCAGCAACGGACAGTGGAGTACTACTCCCCGGCAGCTGACTATCCGGGTGCTGCCGCCCTTCTGGGCGAGTTACCCGGCCTATGCGTTGTATCTCCTTACACTATGCGGTCTTATCTGCGGTGTCATTGTTTATTTCCACCGTCGTTCCAAACAACGGCAGCAGCGCAGGATGGAGCTGTTTGAACATGAGAAGGAAAAAGAACTGTATCAGGCTAAAATAGAATTCTTCACCCATATCGCCCACGAGATCCGGACACCACTGACCCTTATCAAAGGCCCTATGGAAAAGGTTATCGGACAAGCGGCCGCTGTACCGCAGGTGCAAAAAAACCTACAGATTATGGAACGTAATACCAATCGCCTGCTTGATCTCACCAATCAGCTGCTCGATTTCCGTAGCACCGAAATCAACGGCTACCGGCTCAATTTCGTGAAAGCGGCCATCCCTGCGTTATTACAGGAGATACATCTGCAGTTTATTCCCGCAGCCGAACAAAAGGACATCCATTTTCATATAGCCGTTCCCGTGCAATCCTTTTTTGCCTATGTAGATATAGAAGCGTTTAACAAGATACTGAGCAATCTTGTCAGCAATGCTCTCAAATACGCAGCAGAGGCGGTACACATCGATTTGCTGTCTGCAGCAGATACCGCCGAAACATTCATCATCAGGATTAGTAATGATGGAATTCCTGTTCCTCCGGAGATGAAAGAAAAGATCTTTGAACCTTTTTTCAGGGGCAAAGCAACAGCCAATCAGCCGGGCACCGGCCTGGGACTGTCTATTGCGCGGTCGCTCGCCCTGCTGCACCAGGGCACACTGGAACTGCAATACACCGATGCAGGACATAATGTATTTGTACTGACCCTGCCAGTACATCAGGAAATAGAATTTAATCTCAGCAAATGGAAAAGACAACCCTAA
- a CDS encoding dihydrofolate reductase family protein — MRKLIVYIAVSLDGYIAAEDGGIDWLNGYPNPENNDYGYARFFATVDTTLMGYKTYQDVLRLADTFPYPDTTNYVFSRSPKPEAPYVTFTNGDNIPGLIQRLKAQDGKNIWLVGGGELNTAFLQHDLIDEMIIHTIPVVLGSGRPLFAGTVQKTFKVKDIKLYDTGVVETRYER; from the coding sequence ATGCGGAAACTGATTGTATACATTGCCGTAAGCCTCGATGGATATATTGCTGCTGAAGATGGCGGGATAGACTGGCTCAATGGATACCCCAATCCTGAAAACAATGATTATGGTTATGCCAGATTCTTTGCTACCGTAGACACCACGCTGATGGGCTATAAAACCTATCAGGACGTGTTACGCCTTGCAGATACTTTTCCTTATCCTGATACCACCAATTATGTATTCAGCCGCAGTCCGAAACCGGAGGCTCCTTACGTCACTTTCACAAATGGAGACAATATTCCGGGACTGATTCAGCGACTGAAAGCGCAGGATGGTAAAAACATCTGGCTGGTAGGTGGTGGTGAACTGAACACTGCTTTCCTGCAACATGACCTGATTGATGAAATGATCATTCATACGATCCCGGTAGTACTGGGTAGCGGAAGACCATTGTTTGCAGGTACTGTGCAAAAAACATTTAAGGTAAAGGATATCAAACTGTATGATACCGGCGTGGTGGAAACCCGCTACGAACGATAA
- a CDS encoding beta-L-arabinofuranosidase domain-containing protein — MRYLRLLALISIIVGFTPANVHSPVPSVFTPPVYHELPLGAVKPTGWLLHQLQLMRDGSTGHLDEIHDKIKKDNGWLGGQGDGWEETPYWLDGAVPLAYLLQDETLTRKVLKYINWTLDHQRPSGYFGPITHAEREKNISITVSNPQDGEDWWPKMVMLKVLQQYYTATGDARVVPFMTRYFKYQLQVLKKCPVGHWTEWATSRGADNVLVVQWLYNNTKEPFLLELASLLHQQSYPWTTWLGNRSWVIDAATQQNDDHWMRRHGVNVGMALKDPAINYQRSGSKKYLDSLYTGFHDLMTLHGLPMGIFSADEDLHGNAPTQGTELCAIVESMFSLEEIISITGDIRYMDALERMTFNALPAQTTDDYNNKQYFQIANQVQVKKGVFNFSLPFEREMNNVFGLRSGYTCCTANMHQGWTKFTSHLWYGTAGNGLAALTYSPCEVKAKVGKQQTPVIIRELTDYPFDDQISFIIQTAGVAEFPLQLRIPAWCSEAVITLNGQPLQKEKGGQVITLHRSWKNNDHLTLQLPMEVRISSWGRNSRAVERGPLVYALKLKERWVQAVDEREGPYYSIFPEGPWNYGLLEKAVKAPVQYFTVNKEKPVTAGFVWNLEHAPLSITTTAKQLPAWQMVDDVAPQPVTSREGVYKGKTTDQETTITLVPYGCTKVRVVAFPTVMDVIKP; from the coding sequence ATGCGATACTTACGTTTACTGGCGTTAATATCCATTATAGTTGGTTTTACCCCGGCGAATGTTCATTCGCCGGTTCCTTCCGTTTTTACGCCGCCGGTGTATCATGAATTACCACTGGGAGCTGTAAAACCCACCGGATGGCTGCTACATCAGCTGCAACTGATGCGTGATGGCAGTACCGGGCACCTGGATGAAATACACGATAAAATAAAAAAAGACAACGGCTGGCTCGGCGGCCAGGGCGACGGCTGGGAAGAAACACCGTACTGGCTGGATGGTGCTGTACCACTGGCTTATCTCCTGCAGGACGAAACCCTTACCCGTAAAGTATTGAAGTATATCAACTGGACATTGGACCATCAGCGTCCTTCCGGATACTTCGGCCCCATTACCCACGCCGAACGGGAGAAAAATATATCCATTACCGTTAGTAATCCGCAGGATGGTGAAGACTGGTGGCCCAAAATGGTGATGCTCAAAGTGCTGCAGCAGTACTATACCGCCACCGGTGATGCCCGTGTGGTGCCCTTTATGACACGCTATTTTAAGTATCAGTTACAGGTACTGAAAAAATGCCCGGTAGGCCACTGGACAGAATGGGCTACCTCCCGGGGCGCAGATAATGTGCTCGTCGTGCAATGGCTCTATAACAACACCAAAGAGCCGTTCCTGCTGGAACTGGCCAGCCTCCTGCATCAGCAAAGTTATCCATGGACTACCTGGCTTGGCAACCGCAGCTGGGTGATAGATGCAGCCACCCAGCAAAATGATGACCACTGGATGCGCCGCCATGGCGTAAATGTAGGCATGGCGCTAAAAGATCCTGCCATCAACTACCAGCGTTCCGGCAGTAAAAAATACCTGGACTCCCTGTATACCGGCTTCCATGACCTGATGACGCTGCACGGCCTGCCCATGGGCATCTTCTCTGCTGATGAAGATCTTCACGGTAACGCACCTACGCAGGGGACCGAACTATGTGCGATCGTGGAATCTATGTTTTCGCTGGAAGAAATTATCAGTATCACAGGAGATATCCGTTATATGGATGCACTGGAGAGAATGACGTTTAACGCGCTTCCTGCACAAACTACAGACGACTACAACAACAAACAGTATTTCCAGATCGCCAACCAGGTACAGGTGAAAAAAGGAGTGTTTAATTTTTCGCTGCCTTTTGAGAGGGAGATGAACAACGTGTTTGGATTACGCAGCGGATATACCTGTTGTACCGCCAATATGCATCAGGGATGGACCAAGTTTACTTCACACCTCTGGTACGGTACGGCTGGCAACGGCCTGGCTGCGCTCACTTACAGCCCCTGTGAAGTAAAGGCAAAGGTGGGAAAACAACAGACGCCTGTCATCATCCGGGAACTAACAGATTATCCTTTCGATGATCAGATCAGTTTTATTATTCAAACAGCAGGTGTTGCTGAATTTCCTTTACAGCTGCGTATTCCAGCCTGGTGCAGTGAGGCCGTTATCACCCTCAATGGGCAACCACTGCAAAAAGAAAAAGGAGGACAGGTGATTACCCTGCACCGCAGCTGGAAAAACAACGACCATCTTACACTGCAGTTGCCTATGGAAGTGCGGATATCCAGCTGGGGCCGTAACTCCAGGGCTGTGGAAAGAGGCCCGCTCGTATATGCGTTGAAGTTAAAGGAACGTTGGGTACAAGCAGTGGATGAGCGTGAAGGCCCTTATTACAGCATATTCCCCGAAGGTCCGTGGAATTATGGTCTGCTTGAAAAAGCGGTGAAAGCACCAGTACAATATTTTACCGTCAACAAAGAAAAGCCTGTCACGGCTGGTTTTGTATGGAACCTGGAACATGCGCCGTTGAGCATTACCACTACCGCCAAACAGCTACCAGCCTGGCAAATGGTGGATGATGTGGCTCCGCAGCCGGTCACCAGCAGGGAAGGCGTCTACAAAGGAAAAACCACCGATCAGGAAACAACCATTACCCTGGTTCCTTACGGCTGTACCAAGGTGAGGGTTGTTGCATTTCCGACTGTGATGGATGTGATAAAACCATGA
- a CDS encoding glycoside hydrolase family 2 protein, with the protein MMKNNLLLALSLGLVSTVYAQQNEWKIAGGKITSPWSEKVSPAEVLPEYPRPQLVRDNWKNLNGLWQYAVSEKNAAVPQSWQGKILVPFAIESALSGVGRTVGKDSLLWYHTSITLPAAMKGKKVLLHFGAVDWRATVYVNGKEAGSHEGGFDPFSFDITSFLKKGAQEITVRVWDPTDDGPQPRGKQVKKPESIWYTPVTGIWQTVWVEAVADTYIAATRQTPDIDQEELMVTADIAGRQPGDIVKVTALDGNKEIASGNLEGQALKLKVPAPRLWSPESPFLYDLRFTITRKGKVIDEVKSYFAMRKSSIGKDNNGVQRMLLNNRFVFQFGPLDQGWWPDGLYTAPTDEALQYDIAQTKAMGFNMIRKHIKVEPARWYYYCDKLGMLVWQDMPSGDLGNGWETRPGIIGRATDKDRSPASEAYYRKEWSAIINTLYNHPSIIVWTPFNEAWGQFKTMDIAAWTMQKDPSRLVNTASGGNFFPIGPIIDLHNYPEPAMPDPAIYGHDRAIVLGEYGGLGLAVDGHVWQQKDNWGYQSFKNADELFKRYTVFTDRLETLIRQGLSAAVYTQTTDVEVEINGLMTYDRKIQKVPVEKLRAVNNRLYNPALVTLKP; encoded by the coding sequence ATGATGAAAAACAACCTGTTACTGGCTTTATCCCTTGGATTGGTGTCAACAGTCTATGCACAACAAAACGAATGGAAAATCGCCGGCGGAAAAATTACCTCGCCCTGGAGTGAAAAAGTATCTCCGGCGGAAGTATTGCCTGAATACCCAAGGCCACAGCTGGTCCGCGACAATTGGAAAAATCTGAACGGCCTGTGGCAGTATGCTGTCAGCGAAAAAAATGCGGCTGTTCCGCAAAGCTGGCAGGGAAAGATACTGGTGCCTTTTGCGATAGAGTCTGCACTCTCCGGCGTAGGCCGTACGGTGGGCAAAGACAGCCTGCTGTGGTATCATACCAGCATCACGCTGCCGGCTGCCATGAAAGGCAAAAAAGTGCTGCTGCATTTTGGCGCCGTAGATTGGCGTGCAACCGTGTACGTGAATGGTAAAGAAGCAGGCAGCCATGAAGGCGGCTTCGATCCGTTTTCTTTCGATATCACATCTTTCCTGAAAAAAGGTGCGCAGGAAATCACGGTCCGTGTATGGGACCCTACTGATGATGGTCCGCAGCCCAGAGGCAAACAGGTGAAGAAGCCCGAGAGTATCTGGTACACGCCAGTTACCGGTATCTGGCAAACGGTGTGGGTGGAAGCGGTAGCAGATACCTATATCGCCGCTACCAGACAAACACCTGATATTGATCAGGAAGAGCTGATGGTAACAGCAGACATCGCCGGCCGTCAGCCGGGCGATATCGTGAAAGTGACTGCCCTCGATGGCAATAAGGAAATCGCTTCCGGTAATCTCGAAGGACAGGCTTTGAAACTGAAAGTGCCTGCACCCAGGCTGTGGTCACCGGAATCGCCTTTCCTGTATGATCTCCGCTTTACCATCACCCGTAAAGGCAAAGTAATCGATGAAGTGAAAAGTTACTTCGCTATGCGTAAATCATCGATCGGAAAAGACAATAATGGCGTGCAACGTATGTTGCTCAATAACCGCTTTGTATTTCAGTTTGGTCCGCTGGACCAGGGCTGGTGGCCCGACGGCCTGTATACCGCGCCTACAGATGAAGCGCTGCAATACGATATCGCACAAACCAAAGCTATGGGCTTTAACATGATCCGCAAACATATCAAAGTAGAGCCGGCCCGCTGGTATTATTACTGTGATAAACTGGGCATGCTGGTATGGCAGGATATGCCTAGCGGCGATCTGGGCAACGGCTGGGAAACCCGCCCCGGTATCATCGGCAGGGCTACCGATAAAGACCGCTCTCCTGCTTCAGAAGCTTATTACCGCAAGGAATGGAGCGCGATCATCAATACCCTGTACAATCATCCTTCCATCATCGTATGGACTCCATTCAACGAAGCCTGGGGCCAGTTTAAAACCATGGATATCGCAGCATGGACGATGCAGAAAGATCCTTCACGCCTCGTGAATACCGCCAGCGGTGGCAACTTTTTCCCCATCGGACCTATCATCGATCTGCATAACTATCCGGAACCTGCTATGCCGGATCCGGCCATCTACGGGCATGACAGAGCTATTGTACTGGGAGAATACGGAGGCCTGGGTTTAGCGGTAGATGGGCATGTATGGCAACAGAAAGATAACTGGGGGTACCAGTCCTTTAAAAATGCAGATGAGCTGTTTAAACGTTACACCGTTTTTACAGACCGGCTGGAAACATTGATCAGACAAGGACTCTCTGCTGCTGTATACACACAAACAACCGATGTGGAAGTAGAAATAAACGGCCTGATGACCTACGATCGTAAAATACAAAAAGTACCGGTAGAGAAATTGAGAGCAGTGAACAATAGGTTATACAACCCGGCATTGGTGACTCTTAAACCATAA
- a CDS encoding response regulator transcription factor, which produces MEKTTLTKVPLLLVDDNEEILDFIADDLGDQYHITTAPDGAAALRILQDTVIQLVVSDVMMPVMDGFELCRRIKSDVALSHIPVVLLTARNTLQSKIEGLELGADAYIEKPFSPAHLEAQIASLLNNRKKIRDYFASSPAVHIRSMAISKADEAFLDKLQEIILQHLTDVNLDVEVLADKMNMSRPTLYRKIKVISDLTPHELINLTRLKKAAVLLDSGYYKVNEAAEMTGFASLNNFSRNFQKQFGMLPSAYITKNNS; this is translated from the coding sequence ATGGAAAAGACAACCCTAACCAAAGTACCGCTGCTACTGGTAGATGACAACGAAGAGATACTCGACTTCATTGCCGACGATCTGGGAGATCAGTATCATATCACTACGGCGCCCGATGGCGCCGCTGCCCTGCGTATCCTGCAGGATACCGTGATACAACTGGTGGTCAGTGATGTGATGATGCCGGTGATGGATGGTTTCGAACTTTGCCGCCGCATCAAGTCTGACGTGGCGCTCAGTCATATTCCTGTGGTCCTGCTGACAGCCCGTAATACCCTGCAATCCAAAATAGAAGGCCTGGAACTGGGTGCAGACGCCTATATCGAAAAACCTTTCTCCCCTGCACATCTGGAAGCACAGATCGCCAGCCTACTGAACAACCGGAAAAAAATAAGAGACTACTTTGCCAGTTCACCGGCGGTCCATATCCGCAGTATGGCCATCTCCAAGGCCGATGAGGCTTTCCTCGACAAGCTGCAGGAGATCATCCTTCAGCATCTCACTGATGTCAACCTGGACGTGGAAGTGCTGGCTGATAAAATGAATATGAGCCGCCCCACGCTATACCGTAAAATAAAAGTGATCTCCGACCTCACCCCTCATGAACTGATCAACCTCACCCGCTTAAAAAAAGCAGCTGTTCTGCTCGACAGTGGCTACTATAAAGTCAATGAGGCCGCAGAAATGACAGGATTTGCCTCGCTCAATAATTTCAGTCGTAATTTCCAAAAGCAGTTCGGGATGCTGCCTTCAGCCTATATCACAAAAAATAATAGTTAA
- a CDS encoding helix-turn-helix domain-containing protein, producing the protein MNATVQIPTAELREAIDYYWYHETDQLQQTSYNIPFLHQELVFNFGDAFTVTNQHQKMFGYDTAGSISGIFSGPVITRVSGQYKAIGIIFKPFGLYRLFGFSAAQFRDGLIQTDQLWDNKTADLIHQLEQQPSPIQKLQTLERFLLAHARPQQVPSIITDTRLHTSLEKGHIRSLQYAQQVSAKKYIQQFHHTVGSTPKRYAQLHLINASLAQIAQQPDLSLTEVAYEHGFYDQAHFIRVFKSFAGITPLQYKKAVQAGKVSTTFPNTILHH; encoded by the coding sequence ATGAATGCGACTGTCCAAATACCAACTGCGGAGTTAAGGGAAGCAATCGATTACTACTGGTATCACGAAACAGACCAGCTGCAACAGACTTCCTATAATATTCCATTCCTGCATCAGGAACTGGTTTTCAACTTCGGTGATGCTTTTACGGTGACTAATCAGCATCAGAAAATGTTTGGCTACGACACAGCAGGAAGTATATCCGGTATTTTTTCGGGGCCTGTTATAACAAGGGTAAGCGGGCAGTACAAGGCGATCGGTATTATCTTCAAGCCTTTCGGACTATACCGGCTGTTTGGCTTTTCTGCCGCACAGTTCAGGGATGGCCTGATACAAACAGATCAGCTGTGGGATAACAAAACCGCTGATCTTATACACCAGCTGGAACAACAACCTTCTCCCATACAAAAGCTGCAGACGCTGGAACGGTTTCTGCTGGCCCATGCACGGCCGCAACAAGTGCCTTCCATTATTACCGACACCCGCCTGCACACCTCACTGGAAAAAGGACATATCCGGTCATTACAATATGCGCAGCAGGTATCTGCCAAAAAATATATACAACAGTTTCATCATACTGTGGGCAGCACTCCCAAAAGATATGCACAGCTGCATCTTATCAACGCATCGCTGGCACAAATTGCCCAACAGCCCGATCTGTCACTGACTGAAGTGGCGTATGAACATGGGTTTTATGATCAGGCGCATTTTATACGCGTATTCAAATCCTTCGCGGGCATTACACCACTACAATACAAAAAAGCCGTACAGGCAGGAAAAGTGTCCACTACTTTTCCAAATACTATTCTTCATCATTAA